A genomic segment from Excalfactoria chinensis isolate bCotChi1 chromosome 15, bCotChi1.hap2, whole genome shotgun sequence encodes:
- the MYH7B gene encoding myosin-7B isoform X1, translated as MSMLDMSEFGEAAEYLRKSYTEQLKLQTIPFDGKKRAWIPDEKEAYIEVEIKESTGGKVTVETKDKQTKVVKEDELQPMNPPKFDMIEDMAMLTHLNEASVLHNLKRRYSHWMIYTYSGLFCVTINPYKWLPVYTAPVVAAYKGKRRSEAPPHIYSIADNAYNDMLRNRENQSMLITGESGAGKTVNTKRVIQYFAIVAALGDTPGKKLAALATKTGGTLEDQIIEANPAMEAFGNAKTIRNDNSSRFGKFIRIHFGPSGKLASADIDIYLLEKSRVIFQQPKERSYHIYYQILSGKKPELQDMLLLSLNPYDYHFCSQGVTTVDNLDDGEELMATDHAMDILGFSNDEKYGSYKIVGAIMHFGNMKFKQKQREEQAEADGTESADKAAYLMGISSADLIKGLLHPRVKVGNEYVTKGQNVEQVVYAVGALAKATYDRMFKWLVTRINKTLDTKLARQFFIGVLDIAGFEIFDFNSFEQLCINFTNEKLQQFFNHHMFVLEQEEYKKEGIEWVFIDFGLDLQACIDLIEKPLGILSILEEECMFPKASDMSFKAKLYDNHLGKSPNFQKPRPDKKRKYEAHFELVHYAGVVPYNIIGWLDKNKDPLNETVVSVFQKSQNKLLASLYENYVGSSSEEPHKPGAKEKRKKAASFQTVSQLHKENLNKLMTNLRSTQPHFVRCIIPNETKTPGAMDAFLVLHQLRCNGVLEGIRICRKGFPNRILYADFKQRYRILNPAAIPDDKFVDSRKATEKLLSSLELDHSQYKFGHTKVFFKAGLLGLLEEMRDERLAKILTMLQARIRGHLARIEYQKIISRREALYTIQWNIRAFNAVKNWSWMKLFFKIKPLLKSAQTEKEMSNLKEEFQKLKEALEKSEAKRKELEEKQVSMIQEKNDLALQLQAEQDNLADAEERCDLLIKSKIQLEAKVKELTERVEDEEEMNSDLTAKKRKLEDECAELKKDIDDLEITLAKVEKEKHATENKVKNLIEEMAALDEIIAKLTKEKKALQEAHQQALDDLQAEEDKVNTLTKAKVKLEQQVDDLESSLEQEKKIRMDLERAKRKLEGDLKLTQESVMDLENDKQQLEEKLKKKDFEMSQLNSRIEDQQVTEAQLQKKIKELQARIEELEEELEAERAARAKVEKQRAEVSRELEELSERLEEAGGATSAQLEMNKKREAEFLKLRRDLEEATLQHESTAAALRKKHADSVAELSEQIDNLQRVKQKLEKEKSEMKMEVDDLSSNIEYITKNKANAEKLCRTYEDQLSEAKSKVDELQRQLNDVSAQRGRLQTENGELSRLLEEKESFINQLSRGKTSFTQTIEELKRQLEEETKSKNALAHALQASRHDCDLLREQYEEEVEAKSELQRNLSKANAEVAQWRTKYETDAIQRTEELEEAKKKLAIRLQEAEEAVEAAHAKCSSLEKTKHRLQTEIEDLSVDLERANSACAALDKKQRNFDRILAEWKQKYEETQAELEASQKESRSLSTELFKLKNAYEESLDNLETLKRENKNLQEEIADLTDQISMSGKTIHELEKLKKALENEKSDIQAALEEAEGALEHEESKTLRIQLELNQIKADVDRKLAEKDEEFENLRRNHQRAMDSMQATLDAEARAKNEAVRLRKKMEGDLNEMEIQLSHANRQAAEFQKLGRQLQAQIKDLQIELDDTQRQNDDLKEQTAALERRNNLLLAEVEELRAALEQAERSRKLAEQELLEATERVNLLHSQNTGLINQKKKLEADISQLSSEVEDAVQECRNAEEKAKKAITDAAMMAEELKKEQDTSAHLERMKKNMEQTIKDLQMRLDEAEQIALKGGKKQIQKLEARVRELEGELDTEQKKMAEAQKGIRKYERRIKELSYQTEEDRKNLTRMQDLIDKLQSKVKSYKRQFEEAEQQANSNLVKYRKVQHELDDAEERADIAETQVNKLRARTKEVITFKHE; from the exons ATGTCTATGCTGGACATGAGCGAGTTTGGGGAGGCTGCTGAATACCTCCGGAAAAGCTACACAGAGCAACTGAAGCTTCAGACAATCCCATTTGATG ggaAGAAGCGTGCTTGGATCCCGGATGAGAAAGAAGCTTACATTGAAGTGGAAATCAAAGAAAGCACCGGTGGCAAAGTCACTGTGGAAACTAAAGATAAGCAA ACAAAGGTGGTGAAGGAGGATGAGCTGCAGCCCATGAACCCCCCGAAGTTCGACATGATCGAAGACATGGCCATGCTGACACATCTCAATGAGGCCTCTGTGCTCCACAACCTCAAGCGCCGCTACTCCCACTGGATGATCTAC ACCTACTCGGGGCTCTTCTGCGTCACCATCAACCCCTACAAATGGCTGCCGGTCTACACTGCACCCGTGGTGGCGGCCTACAAGGGGAAGAGGCGCTCCGAGGCACCGCCGCACATCTACTCCATCGCCGACAACGCCTACAACGACATGCTGCGCA ACCGCGAGAACCAGTCCATGCTCATCAC CGGAGAATCTGGTGCTGGTAAGACTGTAAACACCAAGCGGGTCATTCAGTACTTTGCCATTGTCGCAGCCTTGGGCGACACACCGGGCAAGAAATTA gCAGCTCTTGCCACTAAAACTGGG gGCACCCTCGAAGATCAAATCATTGAGGCTAACCCAGCTATGGAAGCTTTTGGCAATGCCAAAACCATAAGAAATGACAACTCCTCACGTTTT GGCAAGTTCATCCGCATCCATTTTGGCCCCTCAGGGAAGCTGGCCTCTGCGGACATCGACATCT ATCTTCTGGAAAAATCAAGAGTGATTTTCCAGCAACCCAAAGAGCGAAGCTACCATATCTACTACCAGATCCTCTCTGGAAAGAAACCAGAGCTGCAAG AtatgctgctgctctccctcaaCCCCTATGATTACCACTTCTGCTCTCAGGGCGTAACAACTGTGGACAACTTGGATGACGGCGAGGAGCTCATGGCAACAGAT CATGCCATGGACATCTTGGGCTTCAGCAACGATGAGAAATACGGCTCCTATAAAATAGTGGGCGCTATCATGCACTTTGGCAACATGAAGTTCAAACAAAAGCAGCGGGAAGAGCAGGCAGAGGCTGACGGCACTGAAA GTGCTGACAAAGCCGCCTACCTCATGGGGATCAGCTCAGCTGACCTCATCAAGGGGTTGCTCCATCCTCGTGTGAAAGTGGGCAATGAGTACGTGACCAAAGGTCAGAACGTGGAGCAG GTTGTCTATGCTGTGGGAGCCCTGGCTAAAGCCACTTATGATCGTATGTTCAAGTGGCTGGTGACTCGGATCAACAAGACCCTGGACACCAAGCTGGCCAGGCAGTTCTTCATCGGAGTACTGGACATTGCAGGCTTCGAGATCTTTGAT TTCAACAGCTTTGAGCAGCTGTGCATCAACTTTACTAATGAGAAGTTGCAGCAGTTCTTCAACCACCACATGTTTGTCCTGGAGCAAGAGGAATACAAGAAGGAAGGCATCGAATGGGTCTTCATTGACTTTGGCTTGGATCTACAGGCTTGCATTGACCTGATTGAGAAG CCTCTGGGAATCCTGTCCATCCTCGAAGAGGAGTGCATGTTCCCCAAAGCCTCTGACATGTCTTTTAAAGCTAAGCTCTACGACAACCACCTTGGGAAGTCACCCAACTTCCAGAAACCCCGGCCAGATAAGAAGAGGAAATACGAGGCCCACTTTGAGCTGGTGCACTATGCTGGTGTG GTGCCGTACAACATCATTGGGTGGCTGGACAAAAACAAGGACCCCCTGAATGAGACAGTGGTGTCCGTCTTTCAAAAATCCCAAAACAAGCTCCTGGCCTCTCTCTATGAGAACTATGTGGGCTCCAGCTCAG AGGAACCTCACAAACCAGGGGCCAAAGAGAAACGTAAGAAGGCAGCTTCCTTCCAAACCGTGTCCCAGCTACACAAG GAGAATCTTAACAAGCTGATGACCAACCTGCGCTCCACTCAGCCCCACTTTGTCCGCTGCATCATCCCCAATGAGACAAAGACCCCAG GAGCCATGGATGCCTTCCTGGTGCTGCACCAGCTGCGGTGTAACGGTGTCCTTGAAGGTATCCGCATCTGCCGTAAGGGATTTCCCAACAGGATCCTCTACGCAGACTTCAAGCAGCG CTACCGTATTCTGAACCCAGCAGCCATTCCAGATGACAAGTTTGTGGACAGCAGAAAGGCCACAGAGAAGCTGCTGAGCTCTCTGGAACTGGATCACTCCCAGTACAAGTTTGGTCATACCAAG GTGTTTTTCAAGGCTGGTTTGCTGGGCTTGCTGGAAGAGATGCGGGATGAGCGCCTGGCCAAGATCCTGACCATGCTGCAGGCCAGGATCCGTGGGCACCTCGCACGCATTGAGTATCAGAAGATCATCAGCAGGAG GGAAGCCCTCTATACCATCCAGTGGAACATCCGAGCCTTCAATGCTGTTAAGAACTGGTCCTGGATGAAACTGTTCTTCAAGATCAAGCCTTTGCTGAAGTCTGCTCAGACTGAGAAGGAAATGTCCAACTTGAAGGAGGAGTTCCAGAAGCTGAAGGAGGCTCTTGAGAAGTCAGAGGCTAagaggaaggagctggaagagaagCAGGTCTCCATGATCCAGGAGAAGAATGACCTGGCTCTCCAGCTACAGGCA GAGCAAGACAACCTGGCAGATGCAGAGGAACGTTGTGACCTGCTGATCAAGTCCAAGATCCAGCTGGAGGCCAAGGTAAAGGAGCTGACAGAGCGTGTGGAGGACGAGGAGGAGATGAACTCAGACCTCACTGCCAAGAAACGCAAGCTGGAGGATGAGTGTGCAGAGCTGAAGAAAGACATTGATGATCTTGAGATCACACTGGCCAAGGTGGAAAAGGAGAAGCATGCCACCGAGAACAAG GTTAAAAACCTGATCGAGGAGATGGCTGCTCTGGATGAGATTATTGCCAAGctgacaaaagagaagaaagcactACAAGAAGCCCATCAGCAGGCCCTGGATGACTTGCAGGCTGAGGAAGATAAGGTCAACACGCTGACCAAAGCCAAGGTCAAACTGGAACAGCAAGTGGATGAT ctggAAAGCTCTcttgaacaagaaaagaaaatccgCATGGACCTGGAAAGAGCTAAGAGGAAGCTTGAAGGAGATCTGAAGCTGACACAGGAGTCTGTGATGGATCTGGAGAATGACAAACAGCAACTGGAGGAGAAGCTCAAAAA GAAAGACTTTGAAATGAGCCAGCTGAACTCAAGGATTGAGGATCAGCAAGTGACTGAGGCCCAGCTGCAGAAGAAGATCAAGGAGCTCCAG GCCCGTAttgaggagctggaggaggagctggaggctgagCGTGCAGCTCGAGCCAAGGTGGAGAAACAGCGGGCAGAAGTGTCCcgggagctggaggagctgagcGAGCGGCTGGAGGAGGCTGGAGGAGCAACGTCTGCACAGCTGGAGATGAACAAGAAGAGGGAGGCTGAATTCCTGAAGCTGCGGAGGGACCTGGAGGAGGCGACGCTGCAGCACGAGTCCACGGCGGCCGCCCTGCGGAAGAAACACGCAGACAGCGTGGCTGAGCTGAGCGAGCAGATCGACAACCTGCAGCGTGTCaagcagaagctggagaaggagaagagcGAGATGAAGATGGAGGTGGACGACCTGTCATCCAACATCGAATACATCACCAAGAACAAG GCCAATGCTGAGAAGCTGTGCCGCACCTATGAGGACCAGCTGAGCGAAGCCAAGTCCAAGGTGGATGAGCTGCAGCGGCAGCTGAATGATGTGAGCGCGCAGCGGGGCAGGCTGCAGACTGAGAATG GGGAGCTGAGccggctgctggaggagaaggagtCCTTCATCAACCAGCTGAGCCGTGGCAAGACCTCATTCACACAGACCATTGAGGAGCTCAAGAGGCAACTAGAGGAGGAGACCAAG AGCAAGAATGCCCTGGCACATGCCCTGCAAGCATCCCGCCATGACTGCGACCTGCTGCGGGAGCAGTacgaggaggaggtggaggccAAGAGTGAGCTCCAGAGGAACTTGTCCAAGGCCAATGCTGAGGTGGCCCAGTGGAGAACCAAATACGAAACAGATGCTATCCAGAGaacagaggagctggaggaagcCAA gaagAAGCTGGCCATTCGGCTGCAGGAGGCggaggaggctgtggaggcTGCCCATGCCAAGTGCTCCTCGCTGGAGAAGACCAAGCACCGGCTGCAGACGGAGATCGAGGACCTGTCGGTGGACCTGGAGCGAGCCAACTCTGCCTGTGCTGCCCTAGACAAGAAGCAACGCAACTTCGACAGGATCCTGGCCGAGTGGAAGCAGAAGTATGAGGAGActcaggcagagctggaggcGTCGCAGAAAGAGTCACGCAGCCTGAGCACGGAGCTCTTCAAACTCAAGAACGCCTATGAGGAGTCTCTGGACAACCTGGAGACCCTCAAGAGGGAGAACAAGAACCTGCAGG AGGAAATTGCTGATCTTACCGACCAGATAAGCATGAGCGGCAAAACCATCCATGAGctggaaaagctgaagaaagccCTGGAGAATGAGAAGAGCGATATCCAGGCAGCgctggaggaggctgag gGAGCCCTGGAGCATGAGGAGAGCAAGACGCTGCGCATCCAGCTGGAGCTGAACCAGATCAAGGCTGATGTGGACAGGAAGCTGGCGGAGAAGGATGAGGAGTTTGAGAACCTGAG GCGCAACCATCAGCGTGCCATGGACTCCATGCAGGCTACGCTGGATGCTGAGGCTCGGGCCAAGAATGAGGCTGTCCGTCTGAGGAAGAAGATGGAAGGAGACCTCAATGAGATGGAGATCCAGCTGAGCCATGCCAACCGCCAGGCTGCCGAGTTCCAGAAACTGGGCCGCCAGCTGCAGGCCCAGATTAAG GACCTGCAAATCGAGCTGGATGACACACAGCGCCAGAACGATGATCTGAAGGAGCAGACGGCCGCCCTGGAACGTCGCAACAACCTCCTGCTGGCAGAGGTGGAGGAGCTGCGGgcagccctggaacaggctgagaggagcaggaagctggcagagcaggagctgctggaggccaCCGAGAGGGTCAACTTGCTCCACTCGCAG AACACCGGCCTGATCAACCAAAAGAAGAAGCTGGAGGCTGATATCTCCCAGCTGAGCAGCGAGGTGGAGGATGCTGTGCAGGAGTGCCGCAATGCTGAGGAGAAGGCCAAGAAGGCCATTACGGAT GCTGCTATGATGgcagaggagctgaagaagGAGCAGGACACGAGCGCACACCTGGAGCGGATGAAGAAGAACATGGAGCAAACCATCAAGGACCTGCAGATGCGCCTGGATGAAGCGGAGCAGATTGCTCTCAAGGGGGGCAAGAAGCAGATCCAGAAGCTGGAGGCCAGG GTACGTGAGCTGGAGGGAGAGCTGGATACGGAGCAGAAGAAGATGGCTGAAGCCCAGAAAGGCATTCGCAAGTACGAGAGGAGGATTAAGGAGCTGAGCTACCAG ACTGAGGAAGACCGTAAGAACCTGACCCGGATGCAAGATCTGATTGACAAGCTGCAAAGCAAGGTCAAGAGCTACAAGCGCCAGTTTGAGGAGGCA gagcagcaggcCAACTCCAACCTGGTGAAGTACCGCAAGGTGCAGCACGAGCTGGATGATGCCGAGGAGCGAGCTGACATCGCTGAGACGCAGGTCAACAAGCTGCGTGCCCGCACCAAGGAGGTCATCACCTTCAAG CACGAGTAG